From Musa acuminata AAA Group cultivar baxijiao chromosome BXJ3-8, Cavendish_Baxijiao_AAA, whole genome shotgun sequence, one genomic window encodes:
- the LOC103994886 gene encoding UBP1-associated protein 2B, translating into MGKSRAAKDRNNKRNNKKRKLGLKPQKKQQPKPQRQTQRQSQRQRQRQPQPQRSHDNLAQEYEDPVLFGGGAGGDDDDPAAALSSPDRIHRLLEPYTKDQLISFLLDAAASDASLLAHIRTMADRDVSHRKVFVHGLGWDATRETLIQAFEPYGPIEECNVVVDKATGRAKGYGFVLFCSRAGAVKALKQPQKKIKNRIAYCQLASVGPVPASSSTDTPGRKVYVSNVHADAAPNKLKAFFSQFGEIETGPFGFDMLTGKSRGFAIFIYKTQDGARRALEEPYKMFEGHQLHCQLATEHGQKGKAPVFAPNPMSNAALLAAPPQPVLAVMAAAQNLALYNQNPAAFGALLGQNPLFAAAALNPAAAAALNPTGLLASQGQTLGGGMGVGTGAPSLLGAYGSQALAGLQGLQSYQGSQLGQSSSMRPTGSYGGFP; encoded by the coding sequence ATGGGGAAGTCGAGAGCGGCGAAGGATCGCAACAACAAGCGCAACAACAAGAAGCGCAAGCTCGGCCTCAAGCCCCAGAAGAAGCAGCAGCCAAAGCCGCAGCGGCAGACGCAACGACAgtcgcagcggcagcggcagcggcagccgcagccgcagcgttCCCACGATAACCTCGCACAGGAATACGAGGATCCCGTCCTCTTTGGAGGTGGCgccggcggcgacgacgacgatcccGCCGCCGCTCTCTCCTCCCCTGATCGGATCCACCGCCTCCTCGAGCCGTACACCAAGGATCAGCTCATCAGCTTCCTCCTTGACGCCGCGGCCTCCGATGCGTCCCTTCTCGCCCACATCCGCACCATGGCCGACCGCGACGTTTCCCACCGCAAGGTCTTCGTCCACGGCCTCGGCTGGGACGCCACTCGCGAGACCCTAATCCAGGCCTTCGAGCCCTACGGCCCCATCGAGGAATGCAACGTCGTCGTCGACAAGGCCACCGGTCGTGCCAAGGGCTACGGCTTTGTCCTCTTCTGCTCTCGCGCTGGCGCTGTCAAGGCCCTGAAGCAGCCCCAGAAGAAGATCAAGAATCGCATCGCCTACTGCCAGCTCGCGTCCGTTGGCCCCGTCCCCGCTTCCAGCAGCACGGACACCCCCGGGAGGAAGGTGTATGTCAGCAATGTCCACGCCGATGCTGCCCCTAACAAGCTCAAGGCATTCTTCTCCCAATTTGGGGAAATCGAGACCGGACCCTTTGGGTTCGACATGCTCACGGGGAAGTCGAGGGGGTTTGCGATCTTCATCTATAAGACGCAAGATGGGGCGCGAAGGGCGCTCGAGGAACCATACAAGATGTTTGAAGGCCACCAGCTGCACTGTCAGCTGGCCACTGAGCATGGGCAGAAGGGAAAGGCACCGGTTTTTGCTCCCAATCCGATGTCTAACGCTGCTCTTCTTGCGGCGCCACCGCAGCCTGTGCTGGCGGTTATGGCTGCTGCACAGAACCTAGCTTTGTACAACCAGAATCCAGCAGCTTTCGGTGCTCTGCTTGGGCAGAACCCACTATTTGCCGCAGCTGCACTTAAtcctgcagctgcagctgcactTAATCCTACAGGGTTGCTTGCATCGCAGGGCCAGACTCTAGGAGGAGGAATGGGTGTGGGAACTGGAGCTCCCTCATTGCTGGGTGCTTATGGATCTCAGGCATTGGCAGGTCTGCAAGGATTACAGTCATATCAGGGTTCGCAACTTGGTCAATCATCATCTATGAGGCCTACCGGGTCCTATGGAGGGTTTCCTTGA